A window of Streptomyces gilvosporeus contains these coding sequences:
- a CDS encoding nitrate- and nitrite sensing domain-containing protein has protein sequence MQGRFKRDGMGSPQTRQGQGEAAAEPELRGGTGASSPQPAQSNGAPSDRSGRATGDADGGKPAAPNKKGPVGPGSRISLRNWRISTRLVSLLALPVVAATTLGALRIDNSLDNIDQLDKMQLLTEMTRQATELADALQVERDKSAGPLAGSGNVKDDANVVAPREATDRAKLSFSQATGDIKADDATMTGVRATVLEIGRQLTDLNEIRANAYKDDNNAARTVSRYNQLIDSLLSLSQDMAQATSNPEMIRSTRALAAFSSAKEFASMQRALISAGLAHPGGAQLSANDRLAGHTAELDESAARDRFTQIYPNNAEALTRGLDGNNDQIKAAGNFAHRAFASADGIRSQEFKYLDWYDTDSVKIAEMSRIETTLLSEMDQKARELRDEATQEAILNGALILLVLGVSLIGAFVVARSMVRSLHRLQDTAQRVAQDRLPELVKQLSEADPQDVDTSVESVGVHSRDEIGQVAAAFDDVHREAVRLASEQALLRGNVNAMFTNLSRRSQGLIQRQLSLISELESREADPDQLSSLFKLDHLATRMRRNGENLLVLAGEEPGRRWTRPVPLVDVLRAAASEVEQYERIELNAVPQTEVAGRVVNDLVHLLAELLENATSFSSPQTKVKVTGHALPDGRVLVEIHDTGIGLSPEDLSAINERLASPPTVDVSVSRRMGLFVVGRLSLRHGIRIQLRPSDSGGTTALVMLPVDVAQGGKKPAPSNAKSGGGEGGGAPASRLAGLQPRGQVGAGPAAGRPALPGRGGGAAGAFGGAAAARRTGPGAPEAGRPSLPTRGADEGMSSVAPPTGAPRREERPQLPPRGPAAELPGGSGGQGGQGGPQSGGTSWGARRERGADDDWPLAPREAQDRPRGHEEPETTGSFERPAPTGGPGDTAAFARPDFNGPPPGADGGQGGRGPADTTAFARPEPRDTGGFALPGGDREPAGAGAAGGPGERGTDPFETGQYETTGQYETGRSDTTDQYETGQYETGQYETTGQFPRPDGRAGTGAGRREPARADADADPYETGRHPVQQPQDRDALGAGDAGPGDGRTPIFDTIESNWFSHPASAAAGVPPRSGGAAEPQNAPAPRREAAPEETGQWRSTPNDDTWRQAEQIRQPAAGGLTTSGLPRRVPRANLVAGTAQQQPAPQTGPQVSRAPSDVRGRLTNLRRGIQQGRQAGGTSSTGNHGIVDPTHQQER, from the coding sequence GTGCAGGGACGTTTCAAGAGGGATGGCATGGGGTCTCCCCAGACCCGTCAAGGGCAAGGGGAAGCTGCGGCGGAGCCGGAGCTGCGCGGCGGGACCGGCGCCTCCTCGCCCCAGCCTGCCCAGAGCAACGGTGCGCCGTCCGACCGCAGCGGCCGGGCGACCGGTGACGCCGACGGAGGCAAGCCGGCCGCGCCGAACAAGAAGGGACCGGTGGGTCCCGGCAGCCGAATATCGCTGCGCAACTGGCGCATCAGCACCCGTCTGGTCTCCCTGCTGGCGCTTCCGGTGGTCGCCGCGACCACGCTGGGCGCGCTGCGCATCGACAACTCGCTGGACAACATCGACCAGCTCGACAAGATGCAGCTGCTCACGGAGATGACGCGGCAGGCGACCGAGCTCGCCGACGCCCTCCAGGTGGAGCGCGACAAGTCGGCCGGTCCGCTGGCCGGCAGCGGCAACGTCAAGGACGACGCCAACGTCGTCGCGCCGCGCGAGGCGACCGACCGCGCCAAGCTGTCGTTCAGTCAGGCCACCGGGGACATCAAGGCCGACGACGCCACGATGACCGGTGTGCGGGCGACCGTTCTGGAGATCGGGCGCCAGCTGACCGACCTCAACGAGATCCGCGCCAACGCTTACAAGGACGACAACAACGCGGCGCGCACGGTCTCGCGGTACAACCAGCTGATCGACTCCCTGCTGTCGCTCTCCCAGGACATGGCGCAGGCGACCAGCAACCCGGAGATGATCCGCTCCACCCGTGCCCTGGCGGCCTTCTCGTCCGCCAAGGAATTCGCCTCGATGCAGCGCGCCCTGATCAGTGCGGGCCTCGCGCACCCGGGCGGCGCCCAGCTGTCGGCCAACGACCGGCTGGCCGGCCACACCGCCGAGCTGGACGAGAGCGCGGCACGCGACCGCTTCACCCAGATCTACCCCAACAACGCCGAGGCCCTCACCCGCGGTCTGGACGGCAACAACGACCAGATCAAGGCCGCGGGCAACTTCGCGCACCGCGCCTTCGCCAGCGCCGACGGCATCCGCAGCCAGGAGTTCAAGTACCTCGACTGGTACGACACCGACTCGGTCAAGATCGCCGAGATGTCGCGGATCGAGACCACGCTGCTGTCGGAGATGGACCAGAAGGCCCGCGAGCTGCGCGACGAGGCCACCCAGGAAGCGATCCTCAACGGTGCGCTGATCCTGCTGGTCCTCGGTGTCTCGCTGATCGGCGCGTTCGTCGTGGCCCGGTCCATGGTCCGCTCGCTGCACCGCCTCCAGGACACCGCGCAGCGGGTCGCCCAGGACCGGCTGCCCGAGCTGGTCAAGCAGCTGTCCGAGGCAGACCCGCAGGACGTGGACACCTCCGTCGAGTCGGTCGGTGTGCACAGCCGGGACGAGATCGGCCAGGTGGCCGCGGCGTTCGACGACGTCCACCGCGAGGCGGTCCGCCTCGCCTCCGAGCAGGCGCTGCTGCGGGGCAACGTCAACGCGATGTTCACCAACCTCTCGCGCCGCTCCCAGGGTCTGATTCAGCGTCAGCTCTCGCTGATCTCCGAACTGGAGTCCCGCGAGGCCGACCCCGACCAGCTCTCCTCGCTCTTCAAGCTCGACCACCTCGCCACCCGTATGCGCCGTAACGGCGAGAACCTCCTGGTCCTCGCCGGTGAGGAGCCGGGGCGCCGGTGGACGCGGCCGGTGCCGCTGGTCGATGTCCTGCGTGCCGCCGCGTCCGAGGTGGAGCAGTACGAGCGGATCGAGCTCAACGCCGTCCCGCAGACCGAGGTCGCCGGCCGGGTCGTCAACGACCTCGTCCACCTGCTCGCCGAGCTGCTGGAGAACGCCACCTCGTTCTCCTCGCCGCAGACCAAGGTGAAGGTCACCGGCCATGCGCTGCCCGACGGCCGCGTCCTGGTCGAGATCCACGACACCGGTATCGGCCTGTCGCCCGAGGACCTCTCGGCGATCAACGAGCGGCTGGCCAGCCCGCCGACCGTGGACGTCTCGGTGTCCCGGCGGATGGGTCTGTTCGTGGTCGGCCGCCTGTCGCTGCGGCACGGCATCCGTATCCAGCTGCGGCCCTCCGACTCCGGCGGCACCACGGCGCTGGTCATGCTCCCCGTCGATGTGGCGCAGGGCGGCAAGAAGCCGGCGCCGAGCAATGCCAAGAGCGGCGGCGGCGAAGGCGGCGGCGCGCCCGCCAGCAGGCTCGCCGGGCTCCAGCCGCGCGGCCAGGTCGGTGCGGGCCCCGCTGCCGGGCGCCCCGCGCTGCCCGGTCGCGGCGGTGGTGCGGCGGGCGCCTTCGGCGGCGCGGCCGCGGCCCGCCGTACGGGTCCCGGTGCGCCCGAGGCCGGCCGTCCCTCGCTGCCCACCCGTGGCGCGGACGAGGGCATGTCGAGCGTGGCGCCGCCGACCGGTGCGCCGCGGCGCGAGGAGCGGCCGCAGCTGCCGCCGCGCGGCCCGGCGGCCGAACTGCCCGGCGGCTCCGGCGGCCAGGGCGGTCAGGGCGGCCCGCAGAGCGGCGGTACGAGCTGGGGCGCGCGCCGTGAGCGCGGCGCCGACGACGACTGGCCGCTGGCTCCCCGCGAGGCCCAGGACCGGCCGCGCGGCCACGAGGAGCCGGAGACCACCGGCAGCTTCGAGCGGCCCGCGCCCACCGGGGGCCCCGGTGACACCGCGGCCTTCGCCCGCCCGGACTTCAACGGCCCGCCGCCCGGCGCGGACGGTGGCCAGGGCGGCCGCGGCCCGGCCGACACCACGGCGTTCGCCCGGCCCGAGCCCCGTGACACCGGCGGCTTCGCGCTGCCGGGCGGCGACCGGGAGCCGGCGGGTGCCGGTGCGGCCGGCGGTCCCGGCGAGCGCGGGACGGACCCGTTCGAGACGGGGCAGTACGAGACGACGGGCCAGTACGAGACCGGCCGGTCCGACACGACCGACCAGTACGAGACCGGGCAGTACGAGACCGGCCAGTACGAGACGACCGGGCAGTTCCCGCGGCCCGACGGCCGCGCCGGGACCGGTGCGGGCCGTCGCGAGCCGGCCCGTGCGGACGCCGACGCGGATCCGTACGAGACCGGTCGGCACCCGGTGCAGCAGCCGCAGGACCGCGATGCGCTCGGCGCGGGCGACGCGGGTCCCGGTGACGGCCGTACGCCGATCTTCGACACCATCGAGTCGAACTGGTTCAGCCACCCGGCGTCCGCCGCGGCCGGGGTGCCGCCGCGGTCCGGCGGTGCGGCCGAACCGCAGAACGCGCCGGCGCCGCGCCGTGAGGCCGCGCCGGAGGAGACCGGTCAGTGGCGCAGTACGCCCAACGACGACACCTGGCGCCAGGCGGAGCAGATCCGCCAGCCGGCCGCCGGCGGGCTGACCACCTCCGGACTGCCGCGCCGGGTCCCGCGCGCCAATCTCGTCGCGGGCACCGCCCAGCAGCAGCCCGCCCCGCAGACCGGTCCGCAGGTTTCGCGTGCGCCCAGTGACGTGCGCGGGCGGCTGACCAATCTCCGCCGGGGTATCCAGCAGGGCCGGCAGGCTGGAGGAACCTCCTCCACCGGCAACCACGGCATTGTCGACCCCACTCACCAGCAGGAGCGTTAG
- a CDS encoding GTP-binding protein, whose translation MDFASSEQGFAQSGARATTSAKIVVAGGFGVGKTTFVGAVSEINPLRTEAVMTSASAGIDDLSHVQDKTTTTVAMDFGRITLDQDLILYLFGTPGQDRFWFMWDDLVRGAIGAVVLVDTRRLADCFPAVDYFENSGLPFVVALNGFDGHQPYTPDEVREALQIGPRTPIIITDARHRSEAKSALITLVEHALMARLQ comes from the coding sequence GTGGACTTCGCAAGCTCTGAGCAGGGCTTCGCACAGAGCGGCGCCCGCGCCACGACCTCGGCGAAGATCGTGGTGGCGGGCGGCTTCGGCGTGGGCAAGACCACGTTCGTCGGAGCCGTTTCGGAGATCAATCCGCTGCGCACGGAGGCCGTGATGACCTCCGCGTCGGCGGGCATCGACGATCTGTCCCATGTCCAGGACAAGACCACGACGACCGTGGCGATGGACTTCGGCCGGATCACGCTGGACCAGGACCTGATCCTGTACCTGTTCGGTACGCCCGGTCAGGACCGCTTCTGGTTCATGTGGGACGACCTGGTGCGCGGCGCGATCGGCGCCGTCGTCCTGGTGGACACCCGCCGCCTGGCCGACTGCTTCCCCGCCGTGGACTACTTCGAGAACTCCGGGCTGCCGTTCGTCGTCGCCCTCAACGGCTTCGACGGGCACCAGCCCTACACGCCGGACGAGGTGCGCGAGGCACTGCAGATCGGTCCCAGGACGCCGATCATCATCACCGACGCGCGGCACCGCAGCGAGGCCAAGAGCGCGCTCATCACGCTGGTCGAGCACGCTCTGATGGCCCGGCTCCAGTAG
- a CDS encoding roadblock/LC7 domain-containing protein, translating into MSQAAQNLNWLITNFVDNTPGVSHTVVVSADGLLLAMSEGFPRDRADQLAAVASGLTSLTSGASRIFEGGTVNQTVVEMERGFLFIMSVSDGSCLAVLAHPECDIGLVGYEMALLVDRAGTVLTPDLRAELQGSLLN; encoded by the coding sequence ATGAGCCAGGCGGCGCAGAACCTGAACTGGTTGATCACCAACTTCGTGGACAACACCCCCGGGGTGTCCCACACGGTGGTGGTCTCCGCGGACGGGCTGCTCCTCGCGATGTCCGAGGGCTTCCCGCGCGACCGTGCCGACCAGCTGGCGGCGGTGGCCTCCGGCCTGACCTCGCTGACCTCCGGGGCGTCCCGGATCTTCGAGGGCGGCACGGTCAATCAGACCGTGGTGGAGATGGAGCGCGGCTTCCTCTTCATCATGTCCGTCTCGGACGGCTCGTGTCTGGCCGTACTGGCGCACCCCGAGTGCGACATCGGCCTGGTCGGCTACGAGATGGCCCTGCTGGTCGACCGCGCGGGCACGGTGCTCACGCCCGATCTGCGTGCCGAATTGCAAGGCAGCCTGCTGAACTAG
- a CDS encoding nitrate- and nitrite sensing domain-containing protein has protein sequence MRRSKASPEPPEPRRGNFTPPPRGGVPASDASENTVAKPPVSGSKYAPRNWRVATRLNAILLIPVLLALVFGGLRVNSSFATWQEAKDAENTAKLVRAALSYSNALLDERDRTAAPLLKGQKDDPVVEEARTATDDAADAFHQAAKAMPDKPGLKRRLAAFEKVEPKLDGLRKVAYTSRLHGVKTEESYVGIQHPLMEFANELGLGTGNITSYGRTVYAVALAKAAASLERSIGTHLLIDPATPQGGREHKLQLTSFASYRYLEGIAIQEYTSGGTPEDVERLTKDAAALKATAQQQLAQAKAQAKAAGRPFRTPPPIDTMSDFIASGAAPEALAAKGITSDSWFAAATGKFTMYRSIEKDLADKAVNEAASIADDARQSTFVDSGIVLAALIIAFVVAGLMARRMSRNMRQLRTAAFSVAEQRLPMLVDQLSRTDPGRVDTRVQPIPISTTDEIGEVARAFDQVHREAVRLAAEQALLRGNVNAIFTNLSQRNQGLIERQLTLITDLENNEADPDQLENLFRLDHLATRMRRNGENLLILAGENPGARWNQPVPLVDVLRAATSEVESYERIELTSVPESEIHGTAVTDLVHLLSELLENATTFSSPQTKVRVAATRLPDGRVMIEIHDKGIGLTPEDFADINHKLANPPSVDAAVSQRMGLFVVGRLADRHGIRVQLRPSGEQAGTTSLVMLPEAITHGGGGEEYEDDFTVSRIVPEQPQPPTAYEDRQRTAAELGFDDGGYGHPDAAPELDPVGRSLLREERRAALEAQTGGQQAAAPSGAFPDPADTFSGLGDAFSDRGEQASHSGQAAYAEGDLPLYDDRAHGSSAFGDPGAAQTTGQHPYAPEETFAPAERAERPAFDGYFGTEAESDRNTTAAPADASERVPFERPGQSPSDSPTLTDAGLPRRGGHGQQSPHAQQQAEQQWQEEPVEPVAPPQQRGATVNGLDSSDWRSSNDDRWQRAERLRRPTAGGVTSSGLPRRVPKANLVEGAAEQTPQGGPQVSRAPEDVRGRLSNLRRGIQQGRNAGAEPQNDRQGFGPGSTYDQER, from the coding sequence GTGAGGCGAAGCAAGGCGAGCCCTGAGCCGCCGGAACCGCGGCGGGGCAACTTCACCCCGCCGCCGCGTGGTGGCGTACCGGCTTCCGATGCGTCCGAGAACACGGTCGCGAAGCCTCCGGTCAGCGGCAGTAAGTACGCCCCGCGCAACTGGCGGGTGGCCACCCGGCTGAACGCCATTCTGCTGATCCCGGTGCTGCTCGCCCTGGTCTTCGGCGGGCTCCGGGTCAACAGCTCGTTCGCCACCTGGCAGGAAGCCAAGGACGCGGAGAACACCGCGAAGCTCGTTCGCGCCGCGCTTTCCTACAGCAACGCCCTGCTCGACGAGCGGGACCGTACCGCCGCCCCGCTGCTCAAGGGCCAGAAGGACGACCCGGTCGTCGAGGAGGCGCGCACCGCCACCGACGATGCCGCCGACGCCTTCCACCAGGCCGCCAAGGCCATGCCGGACAAGCCCGGTCTCAAGCGCCGCCTCGCCGCGTTCGAAAAGGTCGAGCCGAAGCTGGACGGGCTGCGCAAGGTCGCCTACACCTCCCGGCTGCACGGTGTGAAGACCGAGGAGAGCTACGTCGGCATCCAGCACCCGCTGATGGAGTTCGCCAACGAACTCGGCCTGGGCACCGGCAACATCACCTCCTACGGCCGCACCGTCTACGCCGTCGCACTGGCGAAGGCCGCCGCGTCCCTAGAGCGCTCCATCGGCACCCACCTGCTGATCGACCCGGCCACCCCGCAGGGCGGCCGGGAGCACAAGCTCCAGCTGACCTCGTTCGCCTCGTACCGCTACCTGGAGGGCATCGCCATCCAGGAGTACACCTCCGGCGGCACGCCCGAGGACGTCGAGCGGCTCACCAAGGACGCCGCCGCGCTCAAGGCCACCGCGCAGCAGCAGCTGGCGCAGGCCAAGGCGCAGGCGAAGGCGGCCGGCCGGCCGTTCCGTACGCCGCCGCCCATCGACACCATGTCCGACTTCATCGCCTCCGGTGCGGCGCCCGAGGCGCTCGCCGCCAAGGGCATCACGTCCGACAGCTGGTTCGCGGCCGCGACCGGCAAGTTCACCATGTACCGGTCCATCGAGAAGGACCTGGCGGACAAGGCGGTGAACGAGGCCGCGTCGATCGCCGACGACGCCCGGCAGTCCACCTTCGTCGACTCCGGCATCGTGCTGGCCGCGCTGATCATCGCGTTCGTCGTGGCCGGGCTGATGGCCCGCCGGATGAGCCGCAACATGCGCCAGCTGCGCACCGCCGCCTTCAGCGTCGCCGAGCAGCGGCTGCCGATGCTGGTCGACCAGCTCTCGCGGACGGACCCGGGCCGGGTCGACACCCGTGTCCAGCCGATCCCGATCTCCACCACGGACGAGATCGGCGAGGTCGCCCGCGCCTTCGACCAGGTGCACCGCGAGGCCGTGCGGCTGGCCGCCGAGCAGGCGCTGCTGCGGGGCAACGTCAATGCGATCTTCACCAACCTCTCCCAGCGCAACCAGGGCCTGATCGAGCGCCAGCTGACGCTGATCACGGACCTGGAGAACAACGAGGCGGACCCCGACCAGCTGGAGAACCTCTTCCGGCTCGACCACCTCGCCACGCGTATGCGCCGTAACGGCGAGAACCTCCTGATCCTCGCCGGCGAGAACCCCGGTGCCCGGTGGAACCAGCCGGTGCCGCTGGTGGACGTGCTGCGTGCGGCGACCTCCGAGGTCGAGTCGTACGAGCGAATAGAGCTGACCAGCGTCCCCGAGAGCGAGATCCACGGCACCGCGGTCACCGACCTGGTGCATCTGCTCTCCGAGCTGCTGGAGAACGCCACCACGTTCTCCTCGCCGCAGACCAAGGTGCGGGTGGCCGCGACCCGGCTGCCCGACGGCCGGGTCATGATCGAGATCCACGACAAGGGCATCGGGCTGACCCCCGAGGACTTCGCGGACATCAACCACAAGCTGGCCAACCCGCCGAGCGTGGATGCGGCGGTCTCCCAGCGGATGGGCCTGTTCGTGGTCGGCCGGCTGGCCGACCGGCACGGCATCCGCGTCCAGCTGCGCCCCTCGGGCGAGCAGGCCGGCACCACCTCGCTGGTCATGCTGCCGGAGGCGATCACCCACGGCGGTGGCGGCGAGGAGTACGAGGACGACTTCACGGTCTCCCGGATCGTTCCCGAGCAGCCGCAGCCGCCCACCGCCTACGAGGACCGTCAGCGCACCGCCGCCGAACTGGGCTTCGACGACGGCGGCTACGGGCACCCCGACGCCGCCCCGGAGCTGGACCCGGTGGGCCGTTCGCTGCTGCGCGAGGAGCGCAGGGCGGCGCTGGAGGCGCAGACCGGCGGGCAGCAGGCCGCCGCGCCCTCGGGTGCCTTCCCGGACCCCGCGGACACCTTCTCGGGCCTCGGGGACGCCTTCTCGGACCGTGGCGAACAAGCGTCGCATTCCGGCCAGGCGGCATATGCGGAAGGCGATCTGCCGCTCTACGACGACCGTGCGCACGGCAGCTCGGCGTTCGGTGATCCGGGCGCCGCACAGACCACTGGCCAGCACCCCTACGCCCCCGAGGAAACCTTCGCCCCGGCCGAGCGGGCCGAACGCCCGGCGTTCGACGGCTACTTCGGAACCGAAGCGGAATCTGACCGGAATACAACTGCCGCTCCCGCTGATGCGTCCGAGCGCGTACCATTCGAGCGTCCGGGCCAGTCCCCGAGCGACTCCCCCACGCTGACCGACGCCGGCCTTCCGCGCCGCGGAGGCCATGGTCAGCAGTCACCGCACGCCCAGCAGCAGGCTGAGCAGCAGTGGCAGGAGGAGCCCGTGGAGCCGGTGGCGCCCCCGCAGCAGCGGGGCGCGACGGTCAACGGCCTGGACAGCTCCGATTGGCGCAGCTCCAACGACGACCGATGGCAGCGGGCGGAGCGACTGCGCCGGCCGACGGCCGGTGGGGTCACGTCCTCCGGTCTCCCCCGGCGGGTGCCCAAGGCCAACCTGGTCGAAGGCGCCGCGGAGCAGACCCCGCAGGGCGGCCCCCAGGTCTCCCGCGCCCCGGAGGACGTTCGCGGCCGGCTGAGCAATCTGCGCCGTGGCATCCAGCAGGGACGCAACGCGGGCGCGGAACCCCAGAATGACCGACAGGGCTTCGGCCCCGGCAGCACCTACGATCAGGAGCGTTAG
- a CDS encoding DUF742 domain-containing protein gives MTPPPASSGPYGAYSQAPYGAEGDQPLVRPYAMTGGRTRPRYQLAIEALVSTTADPAQLPGLLPEHQRICTLCREVKSVAEVSALLHIPLGVARILVADLAEAGMVAIHQPGGSGEAGGTPDVTLLERVLSGLRKL, from the coding sequence ATGACCCCGCCACCCGCCTCTTCCGGCCCGTACGGCGCCTACAGCCAAGCGCCGTACGGGGCCGAAGGTGACCAGCCGCTGGTGCGCCCTTACGCGATGACCGGAGGCCGGACCCGGCCGCGTTACCAGCTCGCCATAGAGGCGCTGGTGAGCACGACCGCCGACCCGGCCCAGCTGCCCGGTCTGCTGCCCGAGCACCAGCGCATCTGCACGCTGTGCCGCGAGGTGAAGTCGGTGGCGGAGGTCTCGGCGCTGCTGCACATCCCGCTGGGTGTGGCGCGGATCCTGGTGGCGGACCTGGCGGAGGCGGGGATGGTGGCCATCCATCAGCCCGGCGGCAGCGGTGAAGCAGGTGGCACGCCGGACGTGACCCTGCTGGAGAGGGTGCTCAGTGGACTTCGCAAGCTCTGA
- a CDS encoding roadblock/LC7 domain-containing protein, with product MSQAAQNLNWLITNFVDNTPGVSHTVVVSADGLLLAMSEGFPRDRADQLAAVASGLTSLTAGASRIFEGGSVNQTVVEMERGFLFIMSVSDGSSLAVLAHPECDIGLVGYEMALLVDRAGNVLTPDLRAELQGSLLN from the coding sequence ATGAGCCAGGCGGCGCAGAATCTGAACTGGTTGATCACCAACTTCGTGGACAACACCCCCGGGGTGTCCCACACGGTCGTGGTCTCCGCGGACGGACTCCTCCTCGCCATGTCCGAGGGGTTCCCTCGTGACAGAGCCGACCAGCTGGCGGCGGTGGCCTCCGGGCTGACGTCGCTGACGGCCGGCGCCTCCCGCATCTTCGAGGGCGGGAGCGTGAACCAGACCGTGGTGGAGATGGAGCGCGGCTTCCTCTTCATCATGTCCGTCTCGGACGGATCGTCGCTGGCCGTACTCGCGCACCCCGAGTGCGACATCGGCCTCGTCGGTTACGAGATGGCCCTGCTGGTCGACCGCGCGGGCAATGTTCTGACGCCCGATCTGCGTGCCGAACTGCAGGGCAGCCTTCTCAACTAA
- a CDS encoding GTP-binding protein, giving the protein MDFASSSGAARSTTSAKIVVAGGFGVGKTTFVGAVSEINPLRTEAVMTSASAGIDDLTHAPDKTTTTVAMDFGRITLDQDLILYLFGTPGQDRFWFMWDDLVRGAIGAVVLVDTRRLADCFPAVDYFENSGLPFVIALNGFDGHQPYTPDEVREALQIGPDAPIISTDARHRSEAKSALITLVEHALMARLR; this is encoded by the coding sequence GTGGACTTCGCAAGCTCTAGCGGTGCAGCCCGCTCCACCACCTCCGCGAAGATCGTGGTGGCGGGCGGCTTCGGCGTGGGCAAGACCACGTTCGTCGGGGCCGTCTCAGAGATCAATCCGCTGCGTACCGAAGCCGTGATGACCTCCGCCTCGGCGGGGATCGACGACCTCACGCACGCGCCGGACAAGACGACCACGACCGTGGCGATGGACTTCGGCCGGATCACGCTGGACCAGGACCTGATCCTGTACCTGTTCGGTACGCCCGGTCAGGACCGCTTCTGGTTCATGTGGGACGACCTGGTGCGCGGCGCGATCGGCGCCGTCGTCCTGGTGGACACCCGCCGCCTGGCCGACTGCTTCCCCGCGGTCGACTACTTCGAGAACTCCGGCCTGCCGTTCGTCATCGCCCTCAACGGCTTCGACGGGCACCAGCCCTACACGCCGGACGAGGTGCGCGAGGCGCTGCAGATCGGCCCGGACGCTCCGATCATCAGCACCGACGCACGGCACCGCAGCGAGGCCAAGAGCGCGCTCATCACGCTCGTGGAGCACGCGCTGATGGCGCGGCTGCGGTAG
- a CDS encoding fumarylacetoacetate hydrolase family protein produces MRIARFSIDGTVGFGVVEGDELDVIKGHPFAAFERSGQKVPLDKIRLLPPTLPNKVVAIGRNYAEHAAELGNEVPEAPVTFFKPSTSVIGPGDPIAYPSFSQEVHHEAELAVVIGRMCREVPRERVKDVILGYTCANDITARDVQQREKQWARAKGFDGSCPLGPWIETELDPGDLTIQCTVNGEQRQLGRTSQMVRPIEDLIVHITEAMTLLPGDVVLTGTPAGVGPLNVGDEVAVTISGIGTLTNKVIKRG; encoded by the coding sequence GTGCGCATCGCCAGATTCTCCATCGACGGCACCGTCGGCTTCGGCGTGGTCGAGGGCGACGAACTCGACGTCATCAAGGGGCACCCCTTCGCCGCATTCGAGCGCTCGGGCCAAAAGGTTCCCCTGGACAAGATCCGGCTCCTGCCGCCGACCCTGCCCAACAAGGTCGTCGCGATCGGCCGCAACTACGCCGAACACGCCGCCGAGCTGGGCAACGAGGTCCCCGAGGCCCCGGTGACGTTCTTCAAGCCGTCCACCTCCGTGATCGGCCCCGGCGACCCCATCGCCTACCCCTCCTTCTCCCAGGAGGTGCACCACGAGGCGGAGCTCGCCGTCGTCATCGGCCGCATGTGCCGCGAGGTGCCCCGCGAGCGGGTCAAGGACGTCATCCTCGGCTACACCTGCGCCAACGACATCACCGCGCGGGACGTCCAGCAGCGCGAGAAGCAGTGGGCCCGGGCCAAGGGCTTCGACGGCTCCTGCCCCCTCGGCCCCTGGATCGAGACCGAACTCGACCCCGGCGATCTGACCATCCAGTGCACCGTCAACGGCGAACAGCGCCAGCTCGGCCGCACCAGCCAGATGGTCCGGCCCATCGAGGACCTGATCGTGCACATCACCGAGGCCATGACGCTGCTGCCCGGCGACGTCGTCCTCACGGGCACCCCGGCCGGGGTCGGCCCCCTCAACGTCGGCGACGAGGTCGCCGTCACCATCTCAGGCATCGGCACTCTCACCAACAAGGTGATCAAGCGTGGCTAA
- a CDS encoding DUF742 domain-containing protein yields the protein MATPPSGYPYGSGPEPGPGGETHNNRFNFPSAPSRRPQRSEPPRPPQHQQPQRPYDSQPYEPSPYDQPQAPRIQPVQPQRRAPEPAPTGSHNPLVRPYAMTGGRTRPRYQLAIEALVSTTADPSRMQGQLPEHQRICHLCREIKSVAEISALLSIPLGVARILVADLAEAGLVAIHQPGGDETAGGQPDVTLLERVLSGLRKL from the coding sequence GTGGCAACGCCCCCCAGCGGATACCCGTACGGTTCCGGGCCCGAGCCCGGTCCTGGTGGCGAGACCCATAACAACCGCTTCAACTTTCCGTCTGCGCCGAGCCGCCGGCCGCAGCGGTCCGAACCGCCGCGGCCGCCGCAGCACCAGCAGCCGCAGCGGCCGTACGACTCCCAGCCGTACGAGCCGTCGCCGTACGATCAGCCGCAGGCGCCCCGCATCCAGCCGGTGCAGCCGCAGCGGCGCGCGCCCGAGCCCGCCCCCACCGGCAGTCACAACCCGCTCGTGCGCCCGTACGCGATGACCGGAGGCCGGACCCGGCCGCGCTACCAGCTCGCCATCGAGGCGCTGGTCAGCACGACCGCCGATCCCTCCCGGATGCAGGGCCAGCTGCCGGAGCACCAACGCATCTGCCACCTCTGCCGTGAGATCAAATCGGTGGCCGAGATCTCGGCCCTGCTCTCCATTCCCCTCGGCGTCGCCCGGATCCTCGTCGCCGACCTGGCGGAGGCCGGACTCGTCGCCATTCACCAGCCCGGCGGGGACGAGACCGCCGGCGGACAGCCAGATGTGACACTGCTCGAAAGGGTGCTCAGTGGACTTCGCAAGCTCTAG